From Clostridium cylindrosporum DSM 605, the proteins below share one genomic window:
- a CDS encoding ABC transporter ATP-binding protein: MIRLENITKTYEDTLAVNDVSLKINKGEISVLLGSSGCGKSTIIRMINRLITPSKGNIYIDNKNINDYDIVALRRSIGYVVQSVGLFPHMTVYENIAVTPKLLKWSKSKINNRVNELLELVGLEPETFKKKKPRELSGGEAQRVGVARALAGDPPILLMDEPFGAVDPLNRKRLQIEFLKIQQSLKKTVIFVTHDVEEAIILGNKIAVLSDGKVQNYDDPVNLIMKNKNEFVEDFLGSEYSLKLLLKYKVSDVLKSKVEYSSKNIVIKEMSIQELLAVMVKDGKSKIEINDIQSKYKYTVEIQDILSFLRLNITENNCNRLDGTANELKAKVMG, encoded by the coding sequence ATGATACGTTTAGAAAATATCACAAAAACATATGAAGACACTTTAGCTGTAAATGATGTAAGCCTAAAAATAAACAAAGGTGAAATATCGGTTTTATTAGGGTCTTCAGGATGTGGGAAATCAACAATCATAAGAATGATAAATAGACTTATTACTCCAAGTAAAGGCAATATTTATATTGATAATAAAAATATTAATGATTATGACATAGTAGCTTTACGCAGAAGCATTGGATATGTGGTTCAGTCTGTAGGGCTTTTTCCACATATGACGGTTTATGAAAATATTGCTGTAACCCCAAAGCTTCTAAAATGGTCTAAGAGCAAAATTAATAATAGAGTAAATGAATTACTTGAATTAGTAGGATTAGAACCAGAAACATTTAAGAAAAAAAAGCCAAGGGAATTATCAGGTGGAGAAGCACAAAGAGTTGGTGTAGCTAGGGCACTTGCTGGAGACCCACCAATATTATTGATGGACGAGCCCTTTGGAGCTGTTGACCCTTTAAATCGAAAAAGGCTGCAGATAGAATTTTTAAAAATACAACAGTCATTAAAGAAAACAGTTATATTTGTTACCCATGATGTAGAGGAAGCTATAATCTTAGGGAACAAAATTGCTGTTTTAAGTGATGGGAAAGTACAAAATTATGATGACCCTGTTAATTTAATAATGAAAAATAAAAATGAATTCGTAGAAGACTTTTTAGGAAGTGAATATTCCTTAAAGTTATTATTAAAGTATAAAGTTTCAGATGTGTTAAAAAGCAAAGTAGAGTATAGTAGCAAAAATATAGTAATAAAAGAAATGTCTATACAAGAATTACTTGCGGTTATGGTTAAGGATGGTAAGAGTAAAATTGAAATTAACGATATTCAAAGCAAGTACAAGTATACTGTTGAGATTCAAGATATATTAAGTTTTTTAAGGCTTAATATTACAGAGAATAATTGTAATAGATTGGATGGAACTGCAAATGAACTCAAAGCTAAAGTCATGGGTTAG
- a CDS encoding flotillin family protein: MGDLIFGSALGVAGLIILGLVIILIGILSTWKKIPSDKAAIIVGLGKPKVVTGGGTMVIPIVQRMDIITLENIMFDVQIKQTKTSLGVPINAEGIVVLKVKNDENSIMAAVQQFNCAKESQTVDTIRTQASEVCKGKLREIVSAMSVEEIYNNREDFAARIQEVAGTELGEMGLELKSFTINDITDDDGYIEALGKEQIAKVKSSAAIAEAEAAKEREIRTAEAMKEKQIRTAEARKLGKQAELEAEAQIAEAEKNKELKILDYSREQETQRAVSDAAYKIQENITSKEVKNTEMDARVLEEQRNKEVAEAEVQVQIAKEQRNIELAQKKAERKEAELLETVVKPAEAERKKRELEAEANKFEELKKAEAEAGKLELEGQAKAKVIEAQGKAEADSIKAKGLAEAEALEKKAEALAKMDEAGKLQMVIEKLPEIARAVAEPLSKIGNITIIGGSGEGQNGASDVARYTVGAMKAVNEAVKETIGFDLTDVMKSNTIQAKTMKNINLDIKGLPEGQRVNEAVFENIVIEDVIVPEVDIEEENVIIPEIDIEESETESEKN; the protein is encoded by the coding sequence ATGGGAGATTTGATATTTGGTTCAGCTTTAGGAGTTGCAGGATTAATTATTCTGGGGCTTGTAATTATTTTAATAGGGATATTGAGTACATGGAAGAAGATACCCTCAGATAAGGCGGCAATCATTGTAGGTCTTGGAAAGCCTAAAGTTGTAACAGGCGGAGGAACCATGGTTATTCCAATAGTTCAGAGAATGGATATAATTACACTAGAGAATATCATGTTTGATGTACAAATAAAACAAACTAAGACATCCCTTGGGGTACCAATTAATGCTGAAGGTATAGTAGTATTAAAAGTTAAAAACGATGAAAATAGTATAATGGCAGCGGTTCAACAGTTTAACTGTGCTAAGGAATCTCAAACAGTAGATACAATTAGAACTCAAGCATCTGAGGTATGTAAAGGTAAACTTCGTGAAATAGTTTCAGCAATGAGTGTTGAAGAGATATACAATAACAGAGAAGACTTCGCAGCTAGAATTCAAGAAGTAGCAGGAACTGAGCTTGGAGAAATGGGTCTTGAACTTAAGTCATTTACTATTAATGATATAACCGATGATGATGGATATATAGAGGCACTAGGTAAGGAGCAAATCGCTAAGGTTAAGTCATCAGCGGCTATAGCAGAGGCAGAAGCTGCTAAGGAACGTGAAATACGTACAGCAGAAGCTATGAAGGAAAAGCAAATTAGAACAGCTGAAGCACGTAAACTTGGTAAGCAAGCTGAACTAGAAGCAGAGGCACAAATCGCTGAAGCAGAGAAAAATAAAGAGCTTAAGATATTAGACTATAGTAGAGAACAAGAGACTCAAAGAGCAGTATCAGATGCAGCATATAAGATTCAAGAAAATATAACATCTAAGGAAGTTAAAAATACTGAAATGGATGCAAGAGTTCTTGAAGAGCAACGTAATAAAGAAGTTGCTGAAGCAGAGGTACAAGTTCAAATAGCCAAGGAACAAAGAAATATCGAACTAGCTCAAAAGAAAGCTGAAAGAAAAGAAGCTGAACTACTAGAAACAGTAGTAAAACCAGCTGAGGCTGAAAGAAAGAAGAGAGAACTTGAGGCTGAAGCTAACAAGTTTGAGGAATTAAAGAAAGCAGAAGCTGAGGCTGGAAAGCTTGAACTTGAAGGACAAGCTAAGGCTAAGGTAATTGAGGCCCAAGGTAAAGCTGAAGCAGATTCAATAAAGGCAAAGGGACTCGCTGAGGCAGAGGCCCTAGAAAAGAAAGCTGAAGCACTTGCTAAAATGGATGAGGCTGGTAAGCTGCAAATGGTAATTGAGAAACTACCGGAAATAGCGAGAGCCGTAGCAGAACCATTATCTAAGATTGGAAATATTACAATCATAGGAGGCTCTGGTGAGGGTCAAAACGGAGCAAGTGATGTTGCAAGGTACACAGTTGGAGCGATGAAGGCTGTTAATGAGGCAGTAAAGGAGACAATAGGATTTGACTTAACAGATGTAATGAAATCAAATACAATTCAAGCTAAGACTATGAAGAACATTAACCTAGATATTAAAGGGTTACCTGAGGGTCAAAGGGTGAATGAAGCGGTATTTGAAAATATAGTAATAGAGGATGTCATAGTGCCAGAGGTAGATATAGAAGAAGAGAATGTTATAATTCCAGAAATAGATATAGAAGAATCTGAAACTGAAAGTGAGAAAAATTAA
- a CDS encoding TatD family hydrolase, with amino-acid sequence MIFDSHAHYDSEMFNEDRNDVIDKINKAGVTRVLNCAANLKGCEDTLSLTSKHDFFYGALGVHPHDAEELLGGINILGDMFGKSDKILAVGEIGLDYYYDISDREIQKKIFREQMVLARDLNLPVVIHDRDAHEDTLKILKEFKSVKGVLHCYSGSPEFAKEVLKLDYYLGFTGVITFKNARKSLEVLEQTPLDRILVETDCPYLTPVPNRGKRNDSSYLIHTLNVMAKTIGKTYNETCQLTFENASNLFGLK; translated from the coding sequence ATGATATTTGATTCACATGCTCACTATGATAGTGAGATGTTTAATGAAGACAGAAACGATGTTATAGATAAGATAAATAAAGCAGGGGTAACTAGAGTACTTAATTGTGCAGCGAATCTTAAGGGCTGTGAAGATACTCTAAGTCTTACTTCAAAACATGATTTCTTCTATGGTGCACTAGGAGTGCATCCACACGATGCAGAGGAGCTGCTAGGTGGTATTAACATACTAGGGGACATGTTTGGTAAGAGTGATAAGATACTTGCTGTAGGAGAAATTGGACTTGATTACTACTATGACATTTCAGATAGAGAGATACAGAAAAAAATATTCAGAGAACAAATGGTACTTGCAAGGGATTTAAATCTTCCAGTAGTGATACACGACAGAGACGCTCATGAGGACACATTAAAAATCTTAAAGGAATTTAAGAGCGTCAAAGGGGTACTTCATTGCTACTCAGGAAGCCCGGAATTTGCGAAGGAAGTACTAAAACTTGATTATTATCTTGGTTTCACAGGTGTGATTACATTTAAGAATGCTAGAAAATCTCTAGAGGTATTAGAACAAACTCCTCTAGACAGAATATTGGTTGAGACAGATTGTCCATACCTAACACCTGTTCCTAATAGAGGAAAAAGAAATGATTCCTCTTACTTAATTCATACTTTAAATGTTATGGCTAAGACCATAGGAAAGACTTACAACGAGACATGTCAACTAACATTTGAAAATGCCTCAAATCTATTTGGTTTAAAATAG
- a CDS encoding glycine betaine ABC transporter substrate-binding protein, protein MKRIITFLILVVFSISLIGCSSNKEVSSTSTSNEKTGKVIVSTMTDTEGSTLGQIIVQALKANGFEVEDNTGTLGSTKLNREAAIQRQADITVSYTGSGMYYMGDKTNVKDPAWRKLEDGYKLIRDFDKKQNNLVWLSPAKANNTELIAVTDKFAKENNIKNMNDFAKYVNKGGKVKLATLAYWAEPDGGLGDLEKAYGFKLKKEQLVLGEFKAEQVASGVDGLNSIMVFTTDGILKELGMYIIEDPLKIPPYYAPTPVVSGETLEKYPQISKILNPIFENMTTDELMTMNAKVLSKGASGEEVAKEYLKQKGYIK, encoded by the coding sequence ATGAAAAGAATAATTACTTTTTTAATTTTAGTGGTTTTTTCAATATCATTAATTGGATGTTCATCTAACAAAGAAGTTAGTTCAACATCTACTTCTAATGAAAAAACAGGAAAGGTTATAGTTTCAACTATGACAGATACTGAAGGTAGTACTCTAGGACAAATTATTGTACAAGCCCTAAAAGCAAATGGATTTGAAGTAGAAGATAATACAGGAACTTTAGGTAGTACTAAACTTAATAGAGAAGCTGCAATTCAACGTCAAGCTGATATAACAGTAAGTTATACAGGAAGTGGAATGTACTACATGGGAGATAAAACAAATGTAAAAGACCCAGCATGGAGAAAATTAGAAGATGGGTATAAACTTATTCGTGATTTTGATAAAAAGCAAAATAATCTAGTTTGGCTATCCCCAGCTAAGGCTAACAACACTGAACTTATAGCTGTTACTGATAAATTTGCAAAAGAAAACAATATAAAAAACATGAATGACTTTGCTAAGTATGTAAATAAAGGTGGAAAAGTAAAGTTAGCAACACTTGCCTATTGGGCTGAACCAGATGGTGGATTAGGAGACCTTGAAAAGGCATATGGATTTAAACTTAAAAAAGAACAGTTAGTACTTGGAGAGTTTAAAGCAGAGCAAGTAGCCAGTGGTGTAGATGGTCTAAACAGTATTATGGTATTTACAACTGATGGGATATTAAAGGAATTAGGTATGTATATCATAGAAGATCCACTTAAAATCCCACCATATTATGCTCCAACTCCAGTAGTTTCAGGTGAAACTCTAGAAAAGTATCCACAGATTTCAAAAATATTAAATCCTATATTTGAAAATATGACTACAGATGAATTAATGACAATGAATGCAAAGGTACTATCTAAGGGTGCAAGTGGTGAAGAAGTAGCTAAGGAGTATCTAAAGCAAAAGGGCTATATTAAGTAG
- a CDS encoding DUF1449 family protein codes for MLSVDRLILIFNVCMILGIGIPLLNIFIGTMGAAFHVGFDTDAGGEGALPFNLMSLCFSLIVFGALGRFLVQGATNKLTIMICIVASLFISIIAYVLCFKLIIKRLKANVPRALTHNELVGKTGTLTLRVTNDKAGTVSILDSTGAKITYAAKMSHELDTEELYELRQGDKVLIVDFDKQAKVCYVSPLQKY; via the coding sequence ATGTTGAGTGTAGATAGGTTAATACTGATTTTTAATGTATGTATGATACTAGGAATCGGTATACCACTACTAAATATATTTATTGGAACAATGGGAGCAGCTTTTCATGTGGGATTCGATACAGATGCAGGGGGTGAAGGAGCTCTCCCATTTAATTTAATGAGTTTATGCTTTTCATTAATAGTGTTTGGTGCACTTGGAAGGTTTCTAGTACAAGGTGCAACCAATAAGTTAACTATAATGATATGTATAGTAGCATCATTATTTATTTCAATAATAGCTTACGTGTTATGTTTTAAGCTAATAATAAAAAGGCTTAAGGCTAATGTACCAAGGGCATTAACACATAATGAGTTAGTTGGAAAAACAGGAACATTAACACTAAGAGTGACAAATGACAAAGCTGGCACAGTATCGATACTGGACAGTACAGGAGCCAAAATAACATATGCAGCAAAAATGAGTCATGAGTTAGATACTGAGGAACTATATGAACTGCGTCAAGGGGATAAGGTTCTAATAGTAGACTTTGATAAGCAGGCGAAGGTTTGTTATGTGTCACCATTACAAAAATATTAA
- a CDS encoding 4Fe-4S binding protein codes for MRFLIKEGFQNNYSQIEYNAVISNKKCLKCGVCIKRCPMKAITKE; via the coding sequence ATGAGATTTTTAATAAAAGAAGGATTTCAGAATAATTATTCTCAAATAGAATACAACGCTGTTATTAGCAATAAAAAATGTCTTAAGTGCGGGGTATGTATTAAAAGATGTCCAATGAAAGCTATAACTAAAGAATAA
- a CDS encoding ABC transporter permease, with product MSGKIDKVLSVLTLFSIMLLFSPNFINFKKMRIQTSVSLSANTCLGSGFKFILIGCIIIFLLSLVRKRYKYTGYFCGLLAGILIIVTLYYMSNALKWLPLDKTPYSRLTIGLTMWIWLFVMYGIIIKSLEGINNKFQRYSIIFIPLALLIILLITHNLSGLGIVMEYESKKDRLWLALIKHIEISISVIASAILIGVPLGYLINRSQKLDKIIFSILNITETLPAISFIAILMIPLYILSNKFHVLRKMGISGFGVAPAFIALLFYALFPILHNTRAAFKSIDKSYLETAQSMGMRYGKIFLSIEVPIALPIILSGIRLAVIYTISAVSLAAFTGGGGLGVFLVERESMDLMILGILPIVIVTFLFDSFIKIIIEKTKY from the coding sequence ATGAGCGGAAAAATAGATAAGGTATTAAGTGTTCTTACTTTATTTTCAATTATGCTTTTATTTTCCCCTAATTTTATTAATTTTAAGAAAATGAGAATTCAGACAAGTGTTTCGCTTAGCGCAAACACTTGTCTTGGTTCTGGTTTTAAATTTATATTAATAGGATGCATAATTATATTTTTATTAAGTTTAGTTAGAAAAAGATATAAATATACTGGGTATTTTTGTGGTTTGTTAGCTGGCATATTGATTATTGTTACTCTATATTACATGTCAAATGCACTTAAGTGGTTACCTTTAGATAAAACTCCCTATTCACGTTTAACTATAGGATTAACAATGTGGATATGGTTATTTGTTATGTATGGAATAATTATTAAGTCCTTAGAAGGTATCAATAATAAATTTCAAAGGTATTCTATTATTTTTATTCCACTAGCATTATTAATTATTTTATTAATAACACACAATTTATCTGGATTAGGGATTGTTATGGAATACGAAAGTAAAAAAGATCGATTATGGCTTGCATTAATAAAGCATATTGAAATTTCAATTTCTGTTATTGCATCAGCTATTTTAATAGGTGTTCCCTTAGGCTATTTGATAAATAGATCACAAAAGTTAGACAAAATAATATTTAGCATTTTAAATATAACGGAAACTTTACCTGCTATATCATTTATTGCTATATTAATGATTCCTTTATATATTTTATCTAATAAATTTCACGTATTGAGGAAAATGGGAATATCAGGGTTTGGCGTTGCACCAGCCTTTATTGCATTATTATTTTATGCATTGTTTCCTATTTTACATAATACAAGAGCGGCATTTAAAAGTATTGATAAAAGCTATTTAGAAACAGCTCAATCTATGGGAATGAGATATGGGAAGATTTTTCTTAGTATAGAAGTTCCTATTGCCTTACCAATTATTTTATCAGGGATTAGATTAGCTGTAATTTATACTATATCCGCAGTATCATTAGCTGCATTTACTGGTGGAGGAGGCCTAGGAGTATTTCTAGTAGAGAGGGAATCTATGGATCTTATGATACTAGGAATATTGCCAATAGTAATAGTAACATTTTTATTCGATAGCTTTATAAAGATAATAATTGAAAAAACAAAATATTAA
- the rsmA gene encoding 16S rRNA (adenine(1518)-N(6)/adenine(1519)-N(6))-dimethyltransferase RsmA, whose protein sequence is MNLASKTKDIVSHFDFRFAKSLGQNFLVDNNVLTKIVDSAELDDTSCALEIGPGIGVLTQEMASRCKKVVAIEIDDRLIPILGETLSSYDNVEIVHSDALKVDFNKLFEEKGMDNIKVVANLPYYVTTPIINKIFKEAKGVKSITVMIQKEVAERLIAKPSTKDYGALTLLANYYSDVEKVVKAPPSCFIPNPKVESMVVKMNIKEPEVDVKDEKLFFRIIRDSFNMRRKTLLNSLKPVGLPSDKLKEAFAAAGIDEKRRGETLTIQEFAMLSNVIYEMM, encoded by the coding sequence ATGAATTTAGCTTCAAAAACAAAGGATATAGTAAGTCATTTTGACTTTAGATTTGCAAAGTCACTAGGACAAAACTTCCTAGTAGATAACAATGTACTAACTAAAATAGTAGACTCAGCAGAACTTGATGATACATCATGTGCACTTGAAATAGGCCCTGGAATAGGAGTCCTTACTCAAGAAATGGCAAGCAGATGTAAGAAAGTAGTTGCTATAGAAATAGACGATAGATTAATCCCAATCCTTGGAGAAACACTAAGTAGTTATGATAACGTTGAAATAGTACATTCAGATGCACTTAAGGTTGACTTTAACAAGCTATTTGAAGAAAAGGGAATGGACAACATAAAAGTAGTTGCCAACCTACCTTATTATGTAACAACTCCTATAATTAATAAGATATTCAAGGAAGCTAAGGGAGTTAAAAGTATAACAGTTATGATACAAAAAGAAGTAGCTGAAAGACTTATAGCAAAGCCTTCAACTAAAGACTATGGTGCATTAACTCTACTTGCTAACTACTACTCAGATGTAGAGAAAGTAGTAAAAGCACCACCATCATGCTTTATACCGAATCCAAAGGTTGAATCAATGGTAGTTAAAATGAACATAAAAGAACCTGAAGTAGATGTAAAAGACGAAAAGCTATTCTTCAGAATAATAAGAGACTCATTTAACATGAGACGTAAAACACTACTAAACAGCTTAAAGCCAGTGGGTCTTCCAAGTGACAAGCTAAAGGAAGCATTTGCGGCAGCAGGAATAGATGAGAAAAGACGTGGAGAAACACTAACTATTCAAGAATTTGCTATGCTTTCTAATGTAATATATGAGATGATGTAG
- a CDS encoding 4Fe-4S binding protein → MNIKSDKCIGCGLCESKCPVSAITMVKI, encoded by the coding sequence ATTAATATCAAAAGTGATAAATGCATTGGATGTGGACTTTGTGAAAGTAAGTGCCCAGTAAGTGCAATTACAATGGTGAAAATTTAA
- the rnmV gene encoding ribonuclease M5, which translates to MIKELIVVEGKDDVSAVKRAVDADCIITSGFGITPKILKRIEDAVEKRGVIIFTDPDFPGEKIRKTIASKIKGCKHAYLPRIEGTLNGDIGIENASPESILAALSKVKTEVENPREEFTMTDMIVYRLSGGNDATKRRDALGAILGIGYGNAKQFLSRLNRYSITREEFEKALERI; encoded by the coding sequence ATGATAAAAGAACTTATAGTAGTTGAGGGGAAAGATGACGTTAGTGCAGTTAAAAGAGCAGTAGATGCTGACTGTATTATTACATCTGGTTTCGGGATTACCCCTAAGATACTTAAGAGAATAGAAGATGCAGTAGAGAAAAGGGGAGTGATTATATTCACTGACCCAGATTTTCCAGGGGAGAAAATCAGAAAAACTATAGCATCTAAGATAAAAGGATGTAAGCATGCGTATCTTCCAAGAATTGAGGGAACACTAAATGGAGATATAGGAATAGAGAATGCATCTCCTGAGAGCATACTTGCAGCCTTATCTAAGGTTAAGACAGAGGTTGAGAACCCTCGCGAGGAATTCACTATGACTGATATGATTGTCTATAGACTTTCAGGAGGAAACGATGCTACGAAGCGTCGTGATGCGTTAGGTGCCATTCTTGGAATAGGCTATGGTAATGCTAAGCAGTTCCTAAGTAGACTAAATAGATATTCCATTACACGTGAAGAATTTGAAAAAGCACTAGAAAGGATATAA
- a CDS encoding 3D domain-containing protein: protein MTKLKETLKGPSGQKILIASLILMLVVSFFVIAGKRKKVTLAYDGRIDILTTNKSTVKGLIEAQNIVLDKEDKISHSLDSNLEKDMKISIKRAVPIKVEEAGKLKEIKTTATTVSDMLKEEKLSISALDKINPGVTAKIQPNMKINITRVTEKLEANSETIPYTIKKQDDKSLSPGTTKVVKEGANGRREIVFKSVYENGKLISKQKIEEKIVVKPVNKLIASGPKKVVLTASRGGLDFTYKSIMTMTATAYSQAPYDPTGGGSITASGTKVIRNPKGISTVAVDPRVIPLGTKVYVEGYGMAIASDTGGAIKGNKIDLYFNPGSEYERWGKKTVKVYIIK from the coding sequence ATGACTAAACTAAAGGAAACACTAAAAGGACCCTCGGGGCAGAAGATTCTTATCGCATCATTAATTCTAATGCTTGTGGTTTCATTCTTCGTAATCGCAGGGAAAAGAAAAAAAGTAACACTAGCATATGATGGAAGGATAGACATCCTTACAACAAACAAAAGCACAGTTAAGGGACTTATCGAGGCACAAAATATAGTGCTAGATAAAGAAGATAAGATATCCCATTCACTAGATAGTAACCTGGAAAAGGATATGAAAATAAGTATAAAAAGAGCAGTTCCTATAAAGGTTGAAGAAGCAGGAAAGCTAAAGGAAATAAAAACAACAGCTACTACTGTTTCTGATATGCTAAAGGAAGAAAAGTTGAGCATTAGTGCTCTAGACAAAATTAATCCAGGTGTGACAGCGAAAATTCAACCAAACATGAAGATAAATATAACTAGAGTAACTGAGAAATTAGAAGCAAATTCAGAGACTATTCCTTATACTATAAAAAAGCAAGATGATAAGTCACTTTCACCAGGAACAACAAAGGTTGTTAAAGAAGGTGCTAACGGTAGACGTGAAATAGTCTTTAAGTCAGTATACGAAAACGGAAAATTAATTAGTAAACAAAAGATAGAAGAAAAGATAGTTGTAAAACCAGTAAATAAGTTAATAGCATCAGGACCTAAGAAGGTAGTCCTAACAGCCTCAAGAGGGGGATTGGACTTCACATATAAGAGTATTATGACAATGACTGCTACAGCTTATTCACAGGCACCATACGACCCAACTGGTGGAGGAAGTATAACAGCATCAGGTACTAAGGTTATAAGAAATCCTAAAGGTATTAGTACTGTTGCAGTTGATCCAAGAGTAATTCCACTAGGAACAAAGGTTTATGTTGAAGGGTACGGAATGGCAATAGCTTCAGACACAGGGGGAGCTATTAAGGGCAACAAAATAGACTTATACTTTAACCCAGGCTCAGAATATGAGAGATGGGGTAAGAAGACAGTTAAGGTTTACATTATAAAATAG
- a CDS encoding ABC transporter permease: protein MNSKLKSWVSVIINSIILLLFTLYFQKYKVYLYDIFGSNIAWDGRYELLELIKQHINIVLISSILAILIGGSLGIICSLKIGKEVKLIFEKWTYTLYMVPSMAILYIMVPLMGTGIKPAIVALTITGIVPIFMAFVSGIENVPHDIKEVSKGIGMSELQCLYKVELPMSIPVIISGLRTSLIINISAATLASNIGGGGLGMLLFSSMKNSNPIAIMEGTIPICLIALIVDRSLKNIENYFA from the coding sequence ATGAACTCAAAGCTAAAGTCATGGGTTAGTGTAATAATAAATAGTATTATATTATTACTATTTACACTTTACTTTCAAAAGTATAAGGTTTATTTATATGATATTTTTGGCTCTAATATTGCCTGGGATGGTAGGTATGAATTGTTAGAGTTAATTAAGCAGCATATTAATATAGTATTAATCTCAAGTATTTTAGCTATATTAATAGGGGGGTCCTTAGGAATAATATGTTCGTTAAAAATCGGTAAAGAAGTAAAATTGATTTTTGAAAAATGGACTTACACTTTATATATGGTGCCATCAATGGCAATACTATATATAATGGTACCCCTTATGGGAACAGGAATAAAACCTGCAATAGTAGCACTTACAATAACAGGTATTGTACCTATATTTATGGCATTTGTTTCAGGAATAGAAAATGTTCCACATGATATTAAAGAAGTTTCTAAAGGGATTGGAATGAGTGAGCTACAGTGCTTATATAAAGTAGAATTGCCTATGTCTATTCCTGTTATTATTTCAGGTTTAAGAACTTCACTTATAATAAATATATCTGCAGCTACTTTAGCCTCTAATATAGGTGGTGGAGGCCTTGGAATGCTTTTATTTTCATCCATGAAAAATAGTAATCCTATAGCTATAATGGAAGGAACCATTCCAATATGCTTAATTGCTTTAATTGTAGATAGATCCTTAAAAAATATAGAGAACTACTTTGCCTAG